From a single Sphingobium lignivorans genomic region:
- a CDS encoding nuclear transport factor 2 family protein: MPYTPAEQANLELVRGLFDDVLNPMDSGAVDRFIAPGYIQHNPNVETGREPLKAFLDTIKALNPHGVHDVKRMFADGDHVIVHYHVRRWPDDAGWAVIDIFRIEDGLIAEHWDVAQDVVTGGPNVNGMF, from the coding sequence ATGCCCTATACGCCGGCCGAGCAGGCCAATCTGGAGCTTGTGCGCGGGCTCTTCGACGACGTGCTCAATCCCATGGATTCAGGCGCGGTCGACCGGTTCATCGCGCCCGGCTACATCCAGCATAATCCCAATGTCGAAACGGGGCGCGAGCCGCTCAAGGCGTTTCTGGACACGATCAAAGCGCTGAACCCGCACGGCGTCCATGACGTGAAGCGCATGTTCGCGGACGGGGACCATGTCATCGTCCATTATCATGTCCGCCGCTGGCCAGACGATGCCGGATGGGCAGTGATCGACATCTTCCGCATCGAGGACGGCCTCATCGCGGAACATTGGGACGTGGCGCAGGATGTCGTGACCGGCGGGCCGAATGTGAACGGGATGTTCTGA